One part of the Mycolicibacterium aromaticivorans JS19b1 = JCM 16368 genome encodes these proteins:
- a CDS encoding alpha/beta fold hydrolase: MSTPVTAGPQLRDGEQVLTINGGNVVYEILGEAGDFIALTPGGRYSKDIEGLRPLAEELVKGGYRVLLWDRPNCGKSDLQFYGQSESHMRAETLHGLITGLGIGPCIIAGGSGGARDSILTTILYPEIATKLVTWNIVGGVYGSFVLGSYYLVPSILAVRGLGIKGLLHVDEWKERIAENPANKERILAMDPDEFLRVMLRWLNAFVPKPGQAIPGVDDEFFGDITVPTLIIRGGENDWDHPKRTSLEVNCLIKGSTLIDPPWPEDAWERAGEDRASGKVKHFNMFDTWVQAAPAILDFLGR, from the coding sequence ATGAGTACGCCGGTGACCGCGGGTCCGCAGCTGCGTGACGGCGAACAGGTTCTGACGATCAACGGTGGAAACGTCGTCTACGAGATCCTGGGCGAAGCAGGTGATTTCATCGCCCTGACGCCCGGTGGTCGGTACAGCAAGGACATCGAGGGGTTGCGACCGCTGGCCGAGGAACTGGTCAAGGGCGGCTACCGGGTTCTGCTGTGGGACCGGCCCAACTGCGGGAAGTCCGACCTACAGTTCTACGGGCAGAGCGAATCCCACATGCGCGCCGAGACACTGCACGGGCTGATCACCGGACTGGGCATCGGTCCCTGCATCATCGCCGGCGGCTCGGGCGGCGCCCGGGACTCGATACTGACCACGATCCTGTATCCCGAGATCGCCACCAAGCTGGTGACGTGGAACATCGTCGGCGGCGTCTACGGCAGCTTCGTGCTGGGCTCCTACTATCTGGTGCCCAGCATCCTCGCGGTGCGTGGCCTTGGCATCAAAGGCCTTCTGCACGTGGATGAATGGAAGGAGCGCATCGCCGAGAACCCGGCGAACAAGGAGCGCATCCTGGCGATGGATCCCGACGAGTTCCTCCGAGTCATGCTGCGCTGGCTCAATGCGTTCGTGCCCAAGCCCGGTCAGGCGATCCCCGGCGTCGACGACGAGTTCTTCGGCGACATCACGGTGCCCACCCTGATCATCCGCGGCGGCGAGAACGACTGGGACCACCCCAAGCGCACCTCGCTCGAGGTGAATTGCCTCATCAAGGGCTCCACGCTGATCGACCCACCGTGGCCGGAGGACGCCTGGGAGCGCGCCGGCGAGGACCGCGCATCCGGAAAAGTCAAGCACTTCAACATGTTCGACACCTGGGTGCAGGCAGCCCCGGCCATTCTGGACTTCCTGGGCCGATGA
- a CDS encoding Rieske (2Fe-2S) protein, producing MTKPEKQPRLAQGREHVVASVDEIPPGTHKLVPIGRHGVGVYNVNGTFYAIANYCPHEGGPLCSGRPRGRNIVDESVPGDAVMVRDLEYIYCPWHQWGFELATGTTAVKPEWSIRTYPVRVVGDDVLVMA from the coding sequence ATGACCAAACCCGAGAAGCAGCCCCGTCTGGCGCAGGGCCGAGAGCACGTCGTCGCGAGCGTCGACGAAATTCCGCCCGGCACGCACAAATTGGTGCCGATCGGTCGGCATGGCGTCGGGGTGTACAACGTCAACGGCACGTTCTATGCGATCGCCAACTACTGCCCGCACGAAGGTGGCCCGCTGTGCTCGGGACGCCCGCGTGGGCGCAATATCGTCGACGAGAGCGTTCCGGGCGACGCGGTGATGGTGCGCGATCTCGAGTACATCTACTGCCCCTGGCACCAGTGGGGATTCGAGCTGGCGACCGGCACGACGGCGGTCAAGCCGGAGTGGAGTATCCGCACCTACCCGGTACGCGTGGTGGGCGACGATGTTCTGGTGATGGCATGA
- a CDS encoding amidohydrolase family protein, whose product MTLTHSQERVAPAERIAIRCVDSDVHPVPKRGVLQEYIPEPIRTKYFRNHRVGETIYYDAPDYAHAYAMRVDTFPDDGEFACSDPDLALRQAIMEAGADVCILEPAHAPCRIPEATAALSYAHNTWQAEHWLDSKTNWHERWRGSILVAIEDPEGGAREIEKWAEHPYMAQVMIKAEPRPSWGDPKYDPIWAAAVKANKPVSCHLSRGFFETLPIPPVGLPSYNHDFMVSYSLLAANQVMSMIFDGLFDRFPTLRIVFVEHAFSWILPLMWRMDAIYEARKSWLDITRKPSEYVKDHIKFTTQPLDYPEDKTELLRAFEWMECEKILLFSSDYPHWTYDDPRWLVKHLPEHAREAVMFRNGIETYGLPDTVPALEGQTRVF is encoded by the coding sequence ATGACTCTCACCCATAGCCAGGAGCGAGTCGCTCCCGCCGAACGCATCGCGATCCGGTGCGTCGACTCCGATGTCCACCCGGTGCCCAAGCGTGGCGTGCTCCAGGAGTACATCCCTGAACCGATACGCACCAAGTACTTCAGGAACCACCGGGTCGGCGAGACGATCTACTATGACGCTCCCGACTACGCGCATGCGTACGCCATGCGCGTCGACACCTTCCCCGACGACGGCGAATTCGCCTGCAGCGACCCCGACCTCGCGCTACGCCAGGCCATCATGGAAGCCGGTGCCGACGTCTGCATCCTCGAACCCGCGCACGCGCCCTGCCGGATCCCCGAAGCCACCGCGGCGTTGTCCTACGCGCACAACACCTGGCAGGCCGAGCACTGGCTGGACAGCAAGACGAACTGGCACGAACGCTGGCGCGGCTCGATCCTGGTCGCCATCGAAGACCCCGAAGGCGGAGCCCGCGAGATCGAGAAGTGGGCCGAGCACCCGTACATGGCCCAGGTCATGATCAAGGCCGAGCCGCGACCGTCGTGGGGTGACCCGAAATACGATCCGATCTGGGCGGCGGCCGTCAAGGCCAACAAGCCGGTCAGCTGCCACCTGTCGCGGGGTTTCTTCGAGACTCTGCCGATCCCGCCGGTCGGACTCCCCAGCTACAACCACGATTTCATGGTCAGCTACTCGCTGCTGGCCGCCAACCAGGTGATGAGCATGATCTTCGACGGGCTCTTCGACCGGTTCCCCACGTTGCGGATCGTGTTCGTCGAGCACGCCTTCAGCTGGATACTGCCGCTGATGTGGCGGATGGACGCCATCTACGAGGCCCGCAAATCCTGGCTGGACATCACGCGCAAGCCCAGCGAGTACGTCAAAGACCACATCAAGTTCACCACCCAGCCGCTGGACTATCCCGAGGACAAGACCGAACTGCTGCGGGCCTTCGAATGGATGGAATGCGAGAAGATCCTGCTGTTCTCCTCGGACTACCCGCACTGGACCTACGACGATCCGCGCTGGCTGGTGAAGCACCTGCCCGAGCATGCGCGAGAAGCGGTGATGTTCCGCAACGGCATCGAGACGTACGGTCTGCCCGACACCGTCCCGGCCCTCGAGGGTCAGACGCGGGTGTTCTGA
- a CDS encoding amidohydrolase family protein encodes MIKHRDGTTTPVIDASVHIFFGSTPELRGVMREPFKSRGFPDYEMDWYGAPGGEYLEGTRGPDRQYPGSDPAFVAQQLFDDRGVDVAVLHPMGRGIMPDRHLGTAILAAHNEMMVSRWLDHPEFGGRFRGTIRVNPDDIRGALREIEKYKDHPRVVQIGIPLQSRELYGKPQFWDLWEAAVDAGLPVATHIETGEGIAFPPTPSGHTRTFEQYLGFSSLSYIYHLLNLIAEGVFERMPDLKFVFADGAGDMLTPFMWRMDCFGRPHLEQTPWAPKMPSDYLPGHVHFIHNSLDGPGDAEFADEWLSFTGKEDMLMFGSSYPHWHCGDVHALPSAWTAEQREKVCWRNAAALYGIDIPAGVGTH; translated from the coding sequence GTGATAAAGCACCGCGACGGGACGACGACTCCTGTCATCGACGCGAGCGTGCATATCTTCTTCGGGTCCACCCCCGAGTTGCGCGGCGTGATGCGGGAGCCGTTCAAGAGCCGCGGGTTCCCCGACTACGAAATGGACTGGTACGGCGCACCGGGCGGCGAATACCTCGAGGGGACGCGCGGGCCGGACCGGCAGTACCCGGGTTCCGACCCGGCCTTCGTCGCCCAGCAGCTGTTCGACGATCGCGGAGTCGATGTCGCGGTGTTGCATCCGATGGGCCGCGGCATCATGCCCGACCGGCACCTGGGCACGGCGATCCTGGCCGCCCATAACGAGATGATGGTCTCGCGCTGGCTGGATCATCCCGAATTCGGCGGGCGGTTCCGTGGCACCATCCGGGTCAACCCCGATGACATCCGCGGCGCGCTGCGGGAGATCGAGAAGTACAAGGATCACCCGCGCGTCGTACAGATCGGTATTCCGCTGCAGTCCCGGGAGCTGTACGGCAAGCCGCAGTTCTGGGATCTGTGGGAGGCGGCCGTCGACGCCGGCCTGCCGGTGGCGACCCATATCGAGACCGGTGAGGGCATCGCGTTCCCCCCGACGCCGTCCGGGCACACCAGGACCTTCGAGCAGTACCTGGGCTTCAGTTCCCTGAGCTACATCTATCACCTGCTGAACCTGATCGCCGAGGGCGTGTTCGAGCGCATGCCGGACCTGAAGTTCGTGTTCGCCGACGGCGCCGGCGACATGCTGACACCGTTCATGTGGCGGATGGACTGCTTCGGACGGCCGCACCTGGAACAGACCCCGTGGGCGCCGAAGATGCCCAGTGACTATCTGCCCGGGCACGTCCACTTCATCCACAACAGCCTCGACGGGCCGGGCGACGCCGAATTCGCCGATGAATGGCTGTCCTTCACCGGCAAGGAGGACATGCTGATGTTCGGCTCGAGCTATCCGCACTGGCATTGCGGCGACGTCCACGCCCTGCCCAGCGCGTGGACCGCCGAGCAGCGCGAGAAAGTCTGCTGGCGCAACGCCGCAGCGCTCTACGGCATAGACATTCCCGCCGGCGTCGGAACACACTGA
- a CDS encoding acyl-CoA dehydrogenase family protein produces MLLEFDADQRLWQDTVRDAVAKQCPASLIRGIAEDGVDPTPLWESYVDAGWTELAEPENAVELAIVLEEFGRATDPTPFLATLTQFAPLAGDRYDPRQAGTAVFEGITAHRDDGGWVLSGTSRYVLDADRAQKLAVVTDAGVFLVDAAVATVSRVSVFDPVMHVADVTFPGVVVSDADRVHADPERARHLALTGVAITTVGACQRILDLALQHVRDRHQFGVPIGSFQAVQHKAVDMHVAIERARALAYFAALTISADDPRRRLAAAMAKAAAGDCQSVVFRHGLQLFGAMGFTWENDVQFALKRAKSGELMLGGAAEHRAVIADEYREL; encoded by the coding sequence GTGCTACTGGAATTCGATGCTGATCAGCGGTTGTGGCAGGACACCGTGCGCGACGCGGTGGCCAAACAGTGCCCCGCCTCACTGATCCGCGGGATCGCCGAAGACGGCGTCGACCCGACCCCGCTGTGGGAGTCCTACGTGGACGCCGGATGGACGGAGCTGGCCGAACCCGAGAACGCGGTCGAGCTGGCGATCGTGCTGGAGGAATTCGGCAGGGCGACGGACCCGACGCCATTCCTGGCCACCCTCACCCAGTTCGCGCCGCTGGCCGGCGATCGCTACGACCCCCGGCAGGCGGGGACCGCGGTCTTCGAGGGCATCACCGCTCATCGCGACGACGGGGGGTGGGTGCTATCCGGAACCTCCCGGTACGTCCTGGATGCCGACCGGGCGCAGAAGCTCGCGGTGGTGACCGACGCCGGTGTTTTCCTCGTCGACGCCGCCGTTGCCACCGTCTCCCGGGTCTCGGTGTTCGATCCGGTCATGCACGTCGCGGATGTCACCTTCCCCGGAGTCGTGGTGTCCGACGCCGATCGGGTGCACGCTGACCCGGAGCGGGCCCGCCACCTCGCGCTGACCGGAGTCGCGATCACGACGGTCGGGGCGTGTCAGCGCATCCTCGACCTGGCCCTGCAGCATGTCCGGGATCGCCACCAGTTCGGAGTGCCGATCGGCTCCTTCCAAGCGGTGCAGCACAAGGCGGTCGACATGCACGTCGCGATCGAGCGGGCCCGTGCCCTGGCCTACTTCGCCGCCTTGACCATCAGCGCCGATGATCCACGCCGCCGATTGGCCGCCGCGATGGCGAAGGCTGCGGCCGGCGATTGCCAGTCGGTGGTGTTCCGGCACGGCCTGCAATTGTTCGGGGCCATGGGGTTCACGTGGGAGAACGACGTTCAATTCGCGCTCAAGCGGGCCAAGTCCGGTGAGCTCATGCTGGGCGGCGCCGCTGAACACCGCGCCGTGATCGCCGACGAGTACAGGGAACTGTAG
- a CDS encoding acyl-CoA dehydrogenase family protein: MQLSFDPDVESFRDEFSAFLDANLPSEAETQERPRSVSHMPAWARRWQRLLFDNGWLLPGQPPEFGGRNASILQQFVHLEELCRRRIYHSFNPQGVNIIAASLISFGSDEQKHQWAVPVLKGEKTASLGMSEPSAGSDLASLRTRAVLDGDHFVVNGQKVWTSGAHDADFLLTFVRTDPDAPKHKGISVLLIPTDLPGVVCRPFASICGIDDKDFNEVFFTDVRVPAENLVGPLNGGWGVANGSLGHERTMMWLGFADRIANMIGDFEPKTPLEKDQYASMIMDYQALRLMGSEGLAKAARGETDVASVSVVKLFGSEAELRASEYALAASGSDGLVHPSSTGPYAHLNLDHYFASWFERHARSFSGTIAGGTSEIQRNIIAAQVLSLPRSK, encoded by the coding sequence ATGCAACTTTCGTTCGATCCCGACGTCGAGTCATTCCGCGACGAGTTCAGTGCGTTCCTGGACGCCAACCTGCCCAGCGAGGCCGAAACCCAGGAGCGGCCACGGTCGGTGTCGCACATGCCGGCCTGGGCGCGGCGCTGGCAGCGCCTGCTGTTCGACAACGGCTGGCTGCTGCCCGGTCAGCCGCCCGAGTTCGGCGGCCGTAATGCGTCGATCCTGCAGCAGTTCGTGCATCTCGAGGAGCTCTGCCGCCGCAGGATCTATCACAGTTTCAACCCCCAAGGTGTGAATATCATTGCGGCGTCGCTGATTTCGTTCGGATCCGACGAGCAGAAGCACCAGTGGGCGGTGCCCGTGCTCAAGGGTGAGAAGACCGCATCGTTGGGAATGAGTGAGCCGAGTGCGGGGTCGGACCTGGCCTCCCTGCGCACCCGCGCAGTCCTGGACGGCGACCACTTCGTGGTGAACGGCCAGAAGGTGTGGACCTCGGGTGCCCACGATGCCGATTTCCTGCTGACGTTCGTCCGGACCGACCCGGACGCCCCCAAGCACAAGGGCATCAGTGTGCTGCTGATCCCGACCGACCTGCCTGGGGTGGTCTGCCGGCCGTTTGCGTCTATCTGCGGGATCGACGACAAGGACTTCAACGAGGTGTTCTTCACCGATGTCCGGGTCCCGGCCGAGAATCTGGTCGGTCCGTTGAACGGTGGTTGGGGGGTGGCCAACGGATCGCTGGGCCACGAACGCACGATGATGTGGCTAGGGTTCGCCGACCGGATCGCCAACATGATCGGGGACTTCGAGCCGAAGACGCCGCTGGAGAAAGACCAGTACGCCTCGATGATCATGGACTACCAGGCATTGCGACTGATGGGTTCGGAAGGACTGGCCAAGGCTGCACGCGGAGAAACCGACGTGGCCTCGGTGTCGGTGGTCAAGCTGTTCGGTTCCGAGGCCGAGCTGCGAGCGTCCGAATACGCGCTCGCGGCAAGCGGATCCGACGGGTTGGTACACCCGTCCAGCACCGGGCCCTACGCGCATCTCAATCTGGACCACTACTTCGCCAGCTGGTTCGAGCGTCATGCCCGCAGTTTCTCCGGAACGATCGCCGGGGGTACCTCGGAGATCCAGCGCAACATCATCGCTGCGCAGGTGCTGAGCCTGCCCCGGTCCAAGTAG
- a CDS encoding beta strand repeat-containing protein: MDVAVRSYLTAGVAVFGASAIVLAPIQVTPPDLHLVRDRAMSALADVSLSSLEDVIQAINNGWNGVKGGLNALNSAADTAITQFGDALQATLIAGIGSGNTALQSVVDGLLNGGSDLARAVDNAIAAFPNPQAFIDAVVQAFSNIDVNLGLALRAALNAALNLNLALNLNAADLANALIAGGAALAAAFNAAVAGFPTPADFAAAFEAALAAVNPTLGIVGNVITNLTGALGDVIRAAITAKVEMFQAVLTALADSGSALYAAFQAALTAFPNPAAFITTLVQAFTNINANLGLQLMLALSGEINSVGDLLKALVNGGATLAAAFNAALGDFPTPQAFVNALTGALAALNPTLGVLANAFTTFTGQLATTIQAGIAAGLTGFQALLNALGNPLSALSAAFQAALKAFPNPQAFINALVQAFSNIDVNLGLALQAVINASIDGPQAFLQALISGGAALAAAFNAALANFPSPQAFVDALVGAFAALNPTLGILANAFTTFTGQLATTIQAGIAAGLTGFQALLNALGNPLSALSAAFQAALKAFPNPQAFINALVQAFSNIDVNLGLALQAVINASIDGPQAFLQALISGGAALAAAFNAALANFPSPQAFVDALTGALAAINPTLGVLANALTTFTGQLATTIQAGIAAGLTGFQALLNALGNPLSALSAAFQAALKAFPNPQAFINALVQAFSNIDVNLGLALQAALNVGVDGLQGFVNALVNGGAQLAAAFNAALANFPSPQAFVDALTGALAAINPALGVLANAFTTFTGQLNATIQAGIAAGLTGFQALLNALGNPLSALSAAFQAALAAFPNPQAFINALVQAFSNINVNLGLALQAVINASIEGPQAFLQALVNGGAALAAAFNAALANFPSPQAFVQAFANALAALNPTLGILANAFTTFTGQLATTIQAGIAAGGTAFQAVLDALGNGATALSAAFQAALAAFPNPQAFINALVDALGKINVNLALALKAALNVNLDGAQAIIDALANGGAQLAAAFNAAVANFPSPAEFVTAVTGALGGGLQVAQQVFNQGAAALEAGLNAGVAVGNQIINALGSGLVQGGAALNAAINAALKAFPTPEAVVNALASVGTQFAAGLNSLVKALNASLGINISFNLGGIHIGGSVNAGAGAAALAAAGATAGAAAGAATKVAGVNDSATSTGGNAPTVSLNVADSPAPTSSKTTAPSTKVSAPKLNLPAPPKISLPAPPKISLPAPPKISLPAPPKVSLPSLPKPSTNGSSDTKAGSKADSSAKGSGSGSAKSGSAGSAKKGAA, encoded by the coding sequence ATGGACGTTGCTGTTCGGTCGTATCTGACCGCGGGGGTGGCAGTCTTCGGGGCCAGCGCGATTGTGCTGGCGCCCATTCAGGTGACACCGCCAGATCTGCATCTGGTGCGTGATCGCGCTATGTCGGCACTTGCCGATGTGTCACTGTCCTCTTTGGAAGACGTGATCCAAGCCATCAACAACGGGTGGAACGGTGTCAAAGGCGGACTCAACGCCCTCAACAGCGCCGCTGACACCGCGATCACACAATTCGGCGATGCCCTTCAGGCGACTCTGATCGCCGGAATCGGTTCGGGCAACACTGCTCTGCAGTCCGTCGTCGACGGCCTGCTGAACGGTGGAAGCGACCTCGCCCGCGCGGTCGACAACGCCATCGCGGCATTCCCGAACCCGCAGGCGTTCATCGACGCGGTGGTTCAAGCCTTCTCCAACATCGATGTCAATCTCGGGCTGGCGCTCCGGGCCGCGCTGAATGCGGCACTGAACCTGAACCTGGCCCTGAACCTGAACGCGGCAGACCTGGCCAACGCGTTGATCGCCGGCGGTGCCGCTCTTGCCGCGGCGTTCAACGCCGCGGTCGCGGGCTTCCCGACCCCGGCCGACTTCGCGGCGGCGTTCGAAGCCGCGCTGGCCGCCGTCAACCCCACGCTCGGCATCGTCGGCAACGTGATCACCAACCTCACCGGAGCGCTGGGTGACGTCATCCGAGCCGCGATCACGGCCAAGGTGGAGATGTTCCAGGCGGTGCTCACCGCACTCGCTGACAGCGGTAGCGCCCTGTACGCGGCCTTCCAGGCTGCGCTGACGGCGTTCCCGAACCCCGCGGCGTTCATCACCACCCTGGTTCAGGCCTTCACCAACATCAACGCCAACCTGGGCCTGCAGTTGATGCTCGCGCTCAGCGGCGAGATCAACAGCGTGGGAGACCTGCTCAAGGCTCTCGTCAACGGTGGTGCCACCCTGGCGGCGGCGTTCAACGCGGCCTTGGGTGACTTCCCGACCCCGCAGGCCTTCGTCAACGCGCTCACCGGTGCGCTGGCGGCGCTCAACCCCACGCTGGGTGTGCTCGCGAATGCGTTCACCACGTTCACCGGTCAGCTGGCCACCACGATCCAAGCCGGAATTGCGGCCGGGCTCACCGGTTTCCAGGCGCTGCTCAACGCACTCGGTAACCCGCTGAGTGCACTGTCGGCGGCGTTCCAGGCGGCGCTGAAGGCCTTCCCGAACCCGCAGGCGTTCATCAACGCTCTGGTTCAGGCGTTCAGCAACATCGACGTCAACCTGGGTCTGGCCTTGCAGGCCGTCATCAATGCCTCGATCGACGGTCCGCAGGCCTTCCTTCAGGCACTGATCTCGGGTGGGGCGGCATTGGCTGCGGCGTTCAACGCAGCACTGGCCAACTTCCCGAGCCCGCAGGCCTTTGTCGACGCGTTGGTCGGAGCGTTCGCAGCGCTCAACCCGACCCTGGGCATCCTGGCGAATGCGTTCACCACGTTCACCGGTCAACTGGCCACCACGATCCAGGCCGGAATTGCGGCCGGGCTCACCGGTTTCCAGGCGCTGCTCAACGCACTCGGTAACCCGCTGAGTGCACTGTCGGCGGCCTTCCAGGCAGCGCTGAAGGCCTTCCCGAACCCGCAGGCGTTCATCAACGCTCTGGTTCAGGCGTTCAGCAACATCGACGTCAACCTGGGTCTGGCCTTGCAGGCCGTCATCAATGCCTCGATCGACGGTCCGCAGGCCTTCCTTCAGGCGCTGATCTCGGGTGGGGCGGCATTGGCTGCGGCGTTCAACGCAGCACTGGCCAACTTCCCGAGCCCGCAGGCCTTTGTCGACGCGCTCACCGGTGCGCTGGCGGCGATCAACCCGACCCTGGGTGTGCTCGCGAATGCGCTGACCACGTTCACCGGTCAGCTGGCCACCACGATCCAGGCCGGAATTGCGGCCGGGCTCACCGGTTTCCAGGCGCTGCTCAATGCGCTCGGTAACCCGCTGAGCGCGCTCTCGGCGGCCTTCCAGGCAGCGTTGAAGGCCTTCCCGAACCCGCAGGCGTTCATCAACGCTCTGGTTCAGGCGTTCAGCAACATCGACGTCAACCTGGGTCTGGCCTTGCAGGCCGCGCTCAACGTCGGCGTCGACGGGCTGCAGGGATTCGTGAACGCACTGGTGAACGGTGGTGCGCAGCTGGCGGCGGCGTTCAACGCGGCGCTGGCCAACTTCCCGAGCCCGCAGGCGTTCGTCGACGCGCTCACCGGCGCGCTGGCGGCGATCAACCCCGCGCTGGGCGTGCTCGCGAATGCGTTCACCACGTTCACCGGTCAGTTGAATGCGACCATCCAGGCCGGAATTGCGGCCGGGCTCACCGGTTTCCAGGCGCTGCTCAATGCGCTCGGTAACCCGCTGAGCGCGCTGTCGGCGGCCTTCCAGGCAGCTCTGGCGGCGTTCCCGAACCCGCAGGCGTTCATCAACGCTCTGGTTCAGGCGTTCAGCAACATCAACGTCAACCTGGGCTTGGCCCTGCAGGCCGTGATCAACGCGTCGATCGAGGGCCCGCAGGCGTTCCTCCAGGCTCTGGTCAACGGTGGGGCAGCACTGGCGGCGGCGTTCAACGCGGCGCTTGCCAACTTCCCGAGCCCGCAGGCATTCGTGCAGGCGTTCGCCAACGCACTGGCGGCGCTGAACCCGACCCTGGGCATCCTGGCCAACGCGTTCACCACGTTCACCGGTCAGCTGGCCACCACCATCCAGGCCGGCATCGCGGCCGGCGGAACCGCTTTCCAGGCAGTGCTCGACGCACTCGGCAACGGGGCCACCGCGCTGTCGGCGGCGTTCCAGGCAGCTCTCGCTGCCTTCCCGAACCCGCAGGCGTTCATCAACGCGCTGGTCGATGCTCTGGGCAAGATCAACGTCAACCTGGCGCTGGCCTTGAAGGCAGCGCTCAACGTGAACCTTGATGGGGCACAGGCGATCATCGACGCGCTGGCCAACGGCGGTGCGCAGCTCGCCGCTGCCTTCAACGCGGCGGTGGCCAACTTCCCGAGCCCGGCCGAGTTCGTCACCGCGGTCACGGGCGCGCTCGGCGGCGGTCTGCAGGTCGCGCAGCAGGTGTTCAACCAGGGTGCCGCGGCACTCGAGGCCGGCCTGAACGCCGGTGTCGCAGTGGGCAACCAGATCATCAATGCGCTGGGATCCGGGCTGGTCCAGGGTGGCGCGGCACTCAACGCCGCGATCAATGCCGCACTGAAGGCATTCCCGACGCCAGAAGCTGTGGTCAACGCCCTGGCATCGGTGGGCACTCAGTTTGCGGCAGGGCTGAACTCCCTGGTCAAGGCGCTCAACGCCAGCCTGGGGATCAATATCAGCTTCAACCTCGGCGGTATCCACATCGGTGGAAGCGTCAACGCCGGAGCTGGGGCTGCGGCTCTGGCTGCGGCGGGTGCCACGGCTGGTGCCGCGGCAGGGGCTGCCACCAAGGTGGCGGGCGTCAACGACTCGGCAACGAGCACCGGCGGCAATGCGCCGACCGTCTCGCTGAATGTCGCCGATTCCCCGGCGCCGACGTCCTCCAAGACGACGGCACCGAGCACGAAGGTCTCGGCTCCCAAGCTGAATCTTCCGGCACCGCCGAAGATCTCGCTGCCCGCGCCGCCGAAGATCTCGTTGCCCGCGCCGCCGAAGATCTCGTTGCCCGCGCCGCCCAAGGTGTCGCTGCCGTCGCTGCCGAAGCCGTCGACCAATGGATCTTCGGATACCAAGGCCGGCAGCAAGGCGGACAGCTCCGCCAAGGGCTCGGGTTCGGGCTCGGCCAAGAGTGGATCCGCAGGCAGTGCGAAGAAGGGCGCTGCCTAA
- a CDS encoding cytochrome P450, protein MSIDDVADDTERKQPTYHFDRHTPEYRQQFEKITEEMQSRCPMAWTDVYDGHWVAAGSKEVFELARCPVVSNHHDLTGETPYKGITIPKAQRATVVRGGILEMDEPEHSSYRGALNPYLSPAAVKRWVPFVDEIVRASLDEKIESGHIDFVDDLANIVPAVLTLAMMGIELQKWPVYSEPAHLSVSTPEHSPDAARVAEMNRQMGLDMVTTMMEVRENPRPGLVNALLQLRIDGEPAPDLEILGNLGLIIGGGFDTTTALTAHSLEWLSEHPAERERLSRERDALLDPATEEFLRYYTPAPGDGRTFSGDVEVEGHRFKEGERLWLSWAMANRDPSVFDKPNEVVLDRKGNRHFSFGIGVHRCVGSNVARTVFKSMVTAVLDRMPDYICDQEGTVHYETIGVIQGMKHLPADFTPGPRLGPGLDETLANLQRICEEQGLARPITERKEAAVIDW, encoded by the coding sequence TTGAGTATCGATGACGTCGCCGACGACACCGAACGAAAGCAGCCGACCTATCACTTCGATCGGCACACGCCGGAATATCGGCAGCAGTTCGAGAAGATCACCGAGGAGATGCAGTCCCGCTGCCCGATGGCGTGGACTGATGTGTACGACGGTCACTGGGTGGCCGCCGGTAGCAAGGAGGTCTTCGAACTCGCGCGCTGTCCGGTGGTCTCCAACCACCACGACCTCACCGGCGAGACACCCTACAAAGGCATCACCATCCCGAAGGCTCAGCGAGCCACGGTGGTTCGCGGCGGCATCTTGGAAATGGACGAGCCCGAACACAGCTCGTACCGCGGGGCGCTGAACCCGTACCTGTCCCCCGCTGCGGTCAAGCGCTGGGTGCCGTTCGTCGACGAGATCGTCCGTGCGTCGCTCGACGAGAAGATCGAGTCGGGGCACATCGACTTCGTCGATGACCTAGCCAACATCGTGCCCGCGGTGCTCACCCTCGCCATGATGGGTATCGAGCTGCAGAAGTGGCCGGTCTACAGCGAGCCCGCCCACCTGTCGGTGTCCACCCCGGAACACTCGCCGGACGCCGCGCGCGTGGCCGAGATGAACCGGCAGATGGGCCTCGACATGGTCACCACCATGATGGAGGTCCGCGAGAATCCGCGACCCGGCCTGGTCAACGCGTTGCTGCAACTACGGATTGACGGCGAGCCCGCCCCCGATCTGGAGATACTGGGCAACCTCGGGCTGATCATCGGCGGGGGCTTCGACACCACAACCGCCCTGACCGCTCATTCACTGGAATGGCTGAGCGAGCATCCCGCCGAGCGGGAACGGCTCAGCCGCGAAAGGGACGCGCTGCTGGACCCCGCCACAGAGGAGTTCCTGCGGTATTACACCCCCGCGCCCGGTGACGGCCGCACGTTCTCCGGGGACGTCGAGGTCGAGGGACATCGCTTCAAGGAGGGTGAGCGGCTGTGGCTGTCGTGGGCGATGGCCAACCGCGATCCGTCCGTCTTCGACAAGCCCAACGAGGTCGTTCTGGACCGAAAAGGTAACCGTCACTTCAGTTTCGGCATCGGCGTGCACCGCTGCGTGGGGTCGAACGTGGCCCGGACGGTGTTCAAGTCGATGGTCACCGCCGTGCTGGACCGGATGCCGGACTACATCTGCGACCAGGAAGGCACGGTGCACTACGAGACGATCGGCGTCATCCAGGGCATGAAACACCTGCCTGCCGATTTCACTCCCGGACCTCGCCTCGGTCCGGGGCTCGACGAGACACTGGCCAACCTGCAGCGGATCTGCGAGGAGCAAGGTCTGGCTCGCCCCATCACCGAACGCAAAGAAGCCGCCGTCATCGACTGGTGA